The Limisphaerales bacterium genome includes the window GAGTTGGCCGACCGTGGTTTTGTCACCTTCGCCCCGCACAACCCCTATCGCGGGCAGGATGCCTTCCGCGTGTTGCAACGCAAAGCCAACCCACTGGGTCGATCGCTCTTCTCTGTGATTATCGCCCAACATAACCGCATCATCGACTGGCTCGAATCGCAACCATTTGTTGACAAAACGCGCATTGGATTTTACGGCCTTTCATACGGCGGTAAAACCGCGATGCGCGTACCGGCGCTGGTTCCGCGTTATTGCCTCTCAATCTGCTCGGCGGATTTTAATGAATGGATCAAAAAGAACGTCACCACCGATGCCCGCTTCAGTTATCTGTTCACCGGTGAATATGAAATGTTTGAATTCAATCTCGGCCATACCTTTAACTACGCCGAAATGGCCGCGCTGATTGCGCCGCGCCCGTTCATGGTCGAACGCGGTCACAAGGATGGAGTCGCTCCGGACGAATGGGTGGCGTATGAGTTCGCCAAGGTTCGCCGACTGTACGCCAACCTCGGCATCCCGGAGCGCACGGAAATTGAATATTTTAATGGCCCGCATTCCATTAACGGAAAAGCCACATACGATTTCTTACATCGCCACCTAAATTGGCCAAAACAATAAAACAATGACTCCCACTCTCATCACCCTTATCATTGGCGCAATCGGCCTTGCGGCTTGGGTGCTATTAGCCGACCCGCCGCCACGCCCATTGGATCTACCCGACGAACCTTTTCCCGATAATTGGCGTGACCTGCTAAAAGAACGCTGGCCGCTTTACAACACGTTGCCGGAAGTGCTGCAGCATCAAATTGAGCAGCTAACCATCGTATTTCTCGACCGGATTGAATTCCAAGGCGTTGATCTCAAAATCACGGATGAAATGCGCGTGCTCACTGCCGCGCAGGCGTGTTTATTGCTGCTGAATCAAGATACGTTTTATTCGCCCAACCTCCGGTCAGTTGTGATTCACCCAAGTGCTTACACCGCCACCAGCTATGACGAAGCGGGGGGGGAAACAATGGAAAAACAAATCGCCGTGCAAGGCCAATCGTGGGGCAGCGGCTCCGTGGTGCTCTCGTGGGACAACACCCGCACCGGAGCTGCCAACTCCAAGGATGGACGCAACCTCGTGCTGCACGAGTTCGCCCATCAACTCGACCAAGCCGACGGCCAAGCCGATGGCGCGCCCGCACTGGGTTCGCGTGAACAATATCAGCGCTGGCAAAAAGTGTGCTTGCGAGTGTTCACTGACTTGCGGGACAAAGTAGAGCACGGCAAGAAAACTGTGATTGATGATTACGGCGCCACCAATCCTGCTGAATTTTTTGCCGTAGCTACAGAAACGTTTTTCGAGAAACCTCACCAACTCAATAAACGACGCCCGGAATTATACGCGTTACTGAGCGAATACTATCGCGTCAACCCACTCTCGTGGCCTTAAAGTCCCTCCCTAAAAAACTTCACCCGCCAGCGGGGAGCCAGCGGGTGAAGATCCTTAGTAGCCTTTACTTGGTCTGCTTCTTACTGGGCAGCTCGTTCTGTGGGGAACATCCAAACTGCTTCGCAAAAAATTAGGGCAGCAGAATTTGCTGAACATAGATAAGTGATGAAGATCATCGGGAGTAGGTTTTGCGGAAATTAGTTTTGCTCCGGATCGTGCCGGCGCAAGCCCACATCGTGGGCGATGTCATCGAATTCCTCACGACTAACGTCATCCAGACGCTTGCCGCGATCAGCGAGTTTTTCGTTAATCTTCAAGGCTTTCTCTGTCATCTCTTCGTGAGTATCCTTCGTCCCACCCACCAGCGCAAAATTTTCACCCTGCGTAACTCGCTTATGCCCATCGGTGTCGAGCCCCACGCCTACCATCACGGCCTTTGATTTATGTTGGGGCAAACGTGCCATCTGTGAAAAAAGGTAACAAATTCACACCCTGTGAACAAGTCGAAACTAAGGCGCAGTCAGCGATTGCCCATTATGCTGCGGTCCCAAGCCCAAAAAAAACGCGATCGCCGTCTCCGCCCATTCCTTTGCCGAAGGGAAATCCGTCGCCGATGGCCCGAAACAACTGCGCAACATTTGCGTGTTGATGATGCCCGGATTAAACGGAATTGCCGCCATTCCTTCCGGCAATTCCTGGGCCAACGATTGTGTCAGCCCCTCGATCGCCCATTTGCTCGCGCAATAAGGCGCAACCTCCGGCGAAGCCGAACGTCCCCAGCCGGAACTGAAATTCACAATTACTCCACTATGCGTCCGCGCCATTGATGGCAAAAAATGACGGATCACATTTGTCACGCCTTTGATGTTTGTGTCGATGACATCATCAAATTCTTCAGCCGACACCTCCCACAAGAATTTATTTTTATTAATCACCGCTGCGTTATTGAGCAACAAATCCGGCGCACCATATTCCTGAATGGTTGCAGCAGCCCATTCGCGCACGGCATTGTCATCCCGAACATCTACCACCGAAAATGAATGCGATTGGCTCCATGCTTTTTCGAGTTCCGTGATTTTCCTTTCTGACCGACTGCATCCCACCACTCGGTGCCCCTCCGCCGCAAATCCCTCGACCAACGCCCGCCCCAACCCACGCGCTACGCCCGTGACCACCACCACTTTCCCTGCTGAATTCCCGCGCGCCATTATCACACGCGGATAATTAAGGCGTTTTCATTTAGCGTCCACTCTTTATATTCACACTGCGTGAACCGCTTTGAGAGCAAGTGCCACCAAGCCAAGCCGCTCTGCCGTCGGGAGATTGCTCCGAGCGACTTCCCCAAGTGGCTCTTCCGAACCGGCGACCACTGCCTCGCCTGCACTATCGCCAGCAGCTGCACGAGAGTTATTGTTTATTCAAGCCTTTGGGTAAACCTCGCCGCCCTGTTCGGCAAACTCTCTTGATTTCTCAGCCATTCCAGCCTCCAAGGCAGCCGCGTCGGTCAGATTATTCTCGGCGGCGTATTTCCGGATGTCGTCGGTGATACGCATGCTGCAGAAATTGGGCCCACACATGCTACAGAAGTGGGCGGACTTAGCACCATCGGCAGGAAGGGTTTCATCGTGAAACTCCAGCGCGCGAACGGGGTCGAGGCTAAGGTTAAACTGATCTTCCCAGCGAAATTCAAAACGTGCCTTGCTCACCGCATTGTCGCGATACTGCGCACCGGGATGGCCCTTGGCGAGATCCGCCGCGTGCGCGGCGATTTTGTAAGTGATGACACCTTCCTTTACGTCATCGCGATTGGGCAACCCGAGATGCTCTTTGGGCGTCACATAACAAAGCATCGCTGTTCCGTACCAACCAATCATCGCTGCACCAATGCCGCTAGTGATATGGTCATAACCGGGAGCAATGTCGGTGGTTAACGGGCCAAGCGTGTAGAACGGCGCGCCGTGGCACCACTCGATTTGCTTTTTCATATTCTCCTCAATCATATGCATCGGCACGTGGCCGGGGCCTTCGTTCATCACTTGAACGCCGTGCTCCCAAGCGCGAGTGGTAAGGTCGCCCTGCACTTTCAATTCACCAAACTGCGCCTCGTCATTGGCATCCGCAATGGAACCCGGGCGCAGCCCGTCACCGATGGAGAAGCTCACATCGTACGCCGCCATAATTTTGCAAATGTCATCCCAATGAGTATAGAGGAAATTTTCCTTGTGATGCGCCAGGCACCACTTAGCCATGATGCTGCCGCCGCGGCTCACAATGCCGGTGGCTCGTTGGGCGGTCATCGGAATAAACCGCAGCAAAACGCCGGCGTGAATGGTAAAATAATCCACTCCCTGTTCCGCTTGTTCAATAAGCGTGTCGCGGAAAATTTCCCACGAGAGATCTTCTGCGCGGCCATTAACTTTTTCCAACGCCTGATAGATCGGCACCGTGCCAATGGGCACGGGACTGTTGCGGATAATCCACTCACGGGTGGCGTGAATATTTTTGCCGGTGGAAAGATCCATCACGTTGTCCGCGCCCCAAAGTGTCGCCCAGCGCATTTTATCAACTTCCTCTTCGATGCTGGAAGTCACGGCGCTGTTACCAATGTTGGCGTTGATTTTCACCAGGAAATTGCGGCCAATAATCATCGGCTCACTTTCGGGGTGATTGATATTGGCAGGAATAATCGCGCGTCCTGCGGCCACTTCATCGCGCACAAACTCGGGCGTGATGTATTCTGGAATCTTCGCACCGAATGAATTCCCAGAATGCTGATGTCGCAACTCACTCGGCACTGCATCCTTCGATTCCAAGGCTTGCTCACGCCCGAGGTTTTCGCGAATGGCGATGTATTCCATCTCCGGCGTGACAATGCCCTGCCGCGCATACCACAGTTGCGTGACCGGATGATTTTTTGCCCGCAATGGCTTGCGGCGCAGACCGGGAAATTCCCGATGTTGATTGCGCCCCGTCCCGGGCGCTTGTTCCGCGTGGCGCTCGGACAAAAATCCATCATCCTCCGGGCGCGATGTGCGGCCATCAATTTCTTCCACATCGCCGCGCGCTATAATCCAATCGCGCCGCACGGCGGACAGCCCTTCCTCCACCGAACGCAAGTGAGCGGGATCTCCCCACGGACCGCTGGTATCGTACACGCGCACCGGTTCGTTCAATTCAGATTCACCAGAAACATTACGCGTCGGGCTTTGGTCGATTTCGCGCATCGACACACTCACGCGCCTGCCTTTCACATAAACGCGACGGGATTTGGGAAAGGGAATTTGGCTTGCGCCGGATTCGAGAGCAGATTTTGTGGTAACCATAATTCAGGTAGGGGAATGGAACGCGAATCCCTTGCCGGCATTACCCGGCAGGTTCATTGGGTCAACCGCACCATATTTGGCGTGGAACTCTCAGCCTTCCAGTTGGCTCCCCTGCCCGTTTCTAGCCGCGCACGCGTGAGGGGTCAAACCTCGAATGACTTGCCACAACCACAACTAATCTTGGCATTGGGATTGGTTATCTTGAAACCGCTATCATTTAGGTCATCCGAGAAATTAACAACCGAGCCGCGCAAGAAATCCGCACTGATCGAATCCACCACCACTGGCACGCCTGCGCAATCCATGACCCGATCGTTGTCGCGCTGCTCATCAAATACCAAGCCGTATTGCATCCCTGAGCAACCGCCCTGCTCCACGTACACGCGCAAGGCTTTGCCCTCCGGTTTCGCATCCGCGGCGATCATGCGTTGCACTTCCGAAACCGCCTCCTGCGTCAGCGTTACACAATCCTGTTCCTGTATTTGTGACTCCATTACGAAAAGTATAAACCGAATTTCCTGGAAACTCAACCACGCTTATTTTTGTCGGGCGCGTTGATCTAAAAATTGTTGTTTCCGAACCCCCAACCCTTTTTGCATCGAGGGATATTCTTTGATTAATAAATTGCAAATTTCCAACGCTCCCATTGGGTTCTCCAGCTGACTCAACAAATCCATCGCCATCAGGCCGCTTTGTGCGCGCCAATGGGCATCCGCCGTTTGGCCCGGTTGCAAATGCTTGCCATACACGACCGTCAACAAATGATTTACCGCTTCGTTCAATAATTTTTCACGATCCGCACTTCCCCGCGCTTGTTGTTCCAGTACTTTGGCCAACCCGACCCGGGCCTGAGTTCTCACCGCTGCCGGCACGGACCCGGTAACCGCGATCGCTTTCCCGTAGGCCATCAGAGCATCTGCCCGACGCCCTGGGAATTTTGAAGAAACCGAGAGGCAAGAATCACCGATTCGCCCCCACGCACGCGCTGCCACTGCATTGGTTGGGCCCGCCTGCACCACATTAAAAAACGAATTAGTTGCAGCATTAAGCCCCTCTTCGCCTAACTCGAGCATAGTGAGATCTCCCAATGCGAAGTGGGCATCAAGCTTCATCTGCGCCGGCGTGTCACCATCGTTAATCAACCGGGTAAACTCCTTACGCGCTTCGCCAAATCCTTGCCGTGCTACTGCCGCACGTCCGGCCATCAAAGTTGCGCGCCGCCGCAATGCCGCTGGCGCATCGGTTTGGCTGGAAATAGATTTGTAAATTTTCTCTGCGGCCAAATGGTTCGTGCCCGAATTAAATGCATCATCCGCCAGCCACATGTTTGCCAAATGCGCCTGTTTGGTTTTGGGATGAGATTGGATCACCGCCTCAAACGCCGCCACCACATTGGTCGATTGCCCACTCATGGACTGCGCCCAAGCGTGGTCAAACATGACCCGTGCGTGCAATGGGTGCGTTTTATGTTTCGCAAGCCATATTTGATAGGCTTTATCGGCAGCATCCCAATCCGCTTTGACGATGAGCCCTCGAATCGCTTCCAACTCCGCTTCAGGTTTTAATGATGAATCGGGGGATTCCTGTTGCAACCGCGCCAAAATCAACCGAGCTTCCGGTGCCTGTCCAGAATCCAGTTTTGCCTGAGCCAATGAAAGCAATCCCTGATCGGCTAATTCATTATTGCGTGGACGCAGTTGCGCGAGCAACGGATCAATGGCCGGAAAATCACCGAGAGCGAGGGCACTTTGCAACGCGATAAACTGCGCGATATCGCGAAGAGGCTCGGGTAGGGTTTCCGGTAAACCTTCACGCACCGCAGTATGCTGCCCCAACCGCGCCTGAGTTTGCGCTAGTTGTAATTTCGGCCAAGGCGCGATGGGCGAATTCCCAAGCAATTCAATGGAACGACTCCAGGCGTCTCGGGCTGATTCCTGTTTCCCTTCCGCCAAGAGGCACCACCCTTCTCCCCATTGGGCTCGACCCTGAATGAACACATCAGTCGATCGGGCCGCCCGGCTAAATCGAGCTCGCGCACGGGCCAAGTGAGCGCCACCGGCTTGTCGGTGTTGCAACAATTCTAATTCCCCCGCAAGGCAATCTAAAGTACCCACAAAATTTGTGGCGGAATTCAGTTTCCCCAACTCATCAAGCGCATTGATGGCCTCACCAAATCGATCCTGCCGAAGATGAAAACGTGCTGCACGCAAAAAGCCTTCATGCCGATGCACGGCGGGCATGCTGGATGATTGCAATCGCGAGTATTCGCGCAACGCGGCAGGAACATCATTCGCTGCCTCGTGAATCCCGGCACGAAAACGGTACACCTGTGCCAGTTGATTGGTCTGCCCCATTTTGCGGGCCAATGATTCAATATCTAAGGTGGTGGCCAGTGCTGTTTTGAAATTGCCCGCCTGGTTTTCAAGTTTAGCCGACAGAAAAAGCCGGCGCCACTCGCGATGCAAATTTGAGGTGGGCGGCAATCGCCTCAATTCTTCCGCCGCTGTTTTCCAATCCTGTTGCTCGTACAGCGCCTGGGCCAACAATAACTGACCCTCCTGCGCCCAATTTGAATGCGGACGCGTCTTGGCCAATAATTGGAACTTCCCCTCAGTGGGGCGTAACAATTGCACTACATTTGCCCAGTCGTTTTTCCGGGCCGACACTGTGGCCATTGCCACGCTTGCGGCGAGTGAATAATTGGATTCAGGGTGTTGTTGTAAAAATTCCCGCAAGTGTGCAGCCGCAGCATCAAACTGGTTTAATTGCAAACGGCATTCTGCTTTCCAATATAAATATCCATCTGCCAAATCACCGGCAGCATCTTCGCCTTTGGATAGTTCTGCCGCGGCTTTGGTGAACTCACCCATTTGATAAAACGCCTGGGCCCGCAGCAGCACTGCGGTTGCGCGTTGGGGCGACTCTGGATACTGCGCAACAAACTCATCCAACCACCTCGCTGCCGTCGCCCAATGTCCCGCCTGAAATCCCCGTACTGCAGCGGCATATGCACGGCCCGATGGCGTTTCGGGTGGGCTCGTGCGTAACCGAACATCGCCCGTCACCCCGGCGGCTGCGGTTTGCACTAAAAATAAAATGAGCATTAGCTCCCTCATCCAGCAGAAATCTTTCGCCGCACCTTAACCGTGGGCGCGGGTAATACGCGACTTAAAAAATGCCCCGTGTGGCTTTCGGCACAACTCGCCACATGTTCGGGCGGACCTTCGCCGATGAGCCTGCCGCCTCCGTCGCCCCCCTCAGGGCCGAGATCCACCAGCCAATCGGCGCACTTGATAACATCCAAATTATGCTCAATCACCAACAGCGTATTCCCTGAATCACGCAGCTTGGCAAATACATCGAGCAACCTCGCCACATCATGAAAGTGCAACCCCGTTGTCGGCTCGTCCAACAAATACAACGTGCGCCCAGTTGCTCGCTTGCATAATTCACTTGAAAGTTTCATGCGCTGGGCCTCCCCACCGCTGAGGGTAGTGGCACTTTGGCCGAGCTGCAAATAACCCAAGCCCACCTCAGCCAGTGTAATACAAATGGTGTAAACTTGCGGCACGGACCGGAAAAATACACACGCTTCATCCACCGTGAGCGCCAATACATCCGCGATATTCAACCCCTTATAATGCATCTCGAGCGTTTCACGATTATATCGGCGCCCCTGACAATCTTCACAGGGAACATAAACCGACGGCAGAAAATGCATTTCAATTTTCAGCATGCCATCCCCTTGGCAGCGTTCACAGCGACCGCCCTTCACATTGAAACTAAACCGCCCGGGCCCATAGCCGCGCACTTTAGCAGATGGCAAGCGCGCAAATAAATCTCGGATGTGCGTGAACATGCCAGTGTAAGTTGCCGGGTTGCTCCGCGGCGTACGGCCAATCGGTGATTGATCAATCACAATCGCCTTGTCGAGGTGCTCCATTCCTTCGATGGATTCGTGCGCGCCGGGGCGATCTTTGGAGCCATGCCATTTGCGGAAAAGCGTACGACGGAGCACATCATCCACCAACGTACTCTTGCCGGAACCGCTAACTCCGGTCACACACGTGAATGTCCCCAGCGGGATGCGGACATCAATATTCTTCAAATTATTTTCCGATGCCCCACGGATCTCCAACCAACCTCGCTCAGGTGTCGCGGTGGTCCGTTCTTCCGGTGGCGATATGGTGAATTCACCGGATAGATATTTGCCAGTGATCGAGCGTTTCACTTTGCAGATTTGCTTCACCGTGCCGGCCGCGACCAATTCGCCGCCGTGCACGCCCGCGCCCGGACCGATGTCGATCACGTAATCTGCAGCGCGAATCGTGTCCTCATCGTGCTCCACCACGAGCACGGTATTTCCTAAATCACGCAGACCTTTCAGCGTAGCCAGCAGCCGATCGTTATCCCGTTGGTGAAGGCCAATGCTGGGTTCATCAAGAATATAAATCACCCCAACAAGACCCGCTCCAATTTGCGTGGCCAACCGAATTCGTTGAGCTTCACCGCCACTGAGCGTGCCGCTTTCGCGATTCAGCGACAAATAACCAAGCCCCACGTTTCCAAGAAATCCTAGGCGGGCTTTAATTTCTTTCAGCACCTCGCCGCCAATTTTTTCCTGCAATTCAGTTAATTCAAGTGAGTCTAAAAACTTAAATGCATTAGCCACGGACAACCGGCACAATTCCATCACTGAAAGCCCCGGGATAGCCACTTTGCGGCGTCGACCTTTGGGCCGAAAACGATTGGCTTTTGCGCCACCCAACGTGCAGGAGAGGATTTCCGGTTTAAGGCGTTGACCATGGCAAATATCGCAAGGCTGGCTACTCATGCAACTTTTCACGCGTTTTTTTGTAAACTCGCTGTCGGTTTCCTGAAGCAAACGCTCAAGATTCGGGATGACGCCTTCAAATGGTTTGGGTGCGGGATTTTTTTTGGTGGCGCCCCAAAAAGCAAATTTGATTTCCTCTTCCCCGGAACCGTGCAGCAAGATTTCACGAAATTGTTCCGGCAATTTTTCCCACGGCACATCCATCGGCTGATCGTAATGCGCGGCAACAGCTTTGATAACGTGATTATAATAAATGATCATTCGCCGGCCACCACGTTTCCACGGGGCGATCGCACCTTCGCCAAGTGTTTTTTCTGGATTAGGCACTACCAAATCTGCATCGAACACCAACTTCTGCCCCAAGCCATGACACACCGGACACGCGCCGAAGGGCGAGTTGAATGAAAAATGTTTTGGGGTCAACGTGTCGTAACTTTTTCCGGTGGCACTGGAAACCATTTGGGTGGAGTGCAGTGTCTCCGCCCATTGATCAGATTTCTTTTTGCCGGACTGATGCAGTGCCAGCACTCTGCCCTGACCCCATTTGAGAGCGGTTTCCACAGAATCACCAAGTCGCTGCCGGATGCCATCGCCGATCACAAGCCGATCCACCACAGCCTCAATGTGGTGTTTCTTTTTGGGATCGATCATGATGCGCGTGTTGACTTCCAGTTCCACCAATTCGCCATCCACCCGCGCTCGCACAAATCCTTCGCGCGCAAGTTTTTCAATCACGTCACGGAACTCGCCCTTTTGATGCGTGATCACTGGCGCGAGCAGCATCACCCGGGTTCCTGTTTTCATTCCCATCACCCGATCAATAATCTCCGTGGGCGTTTGCTGGCTCATCGACTCCCCACTCTCGGGGCAATGCGGCGTGCCGATGTGCGCGTACAATAGCCGTAGATAATCAAAAATTTCCGTAGTGGTGGCGATAATCGAGCGCATGCTGCCGCCGGCACTGCGTTGCTCGATCGCGATGGTGGGCGAAAGGCCTTCGATGAAATCCAGCTCCGGCTTTTGCATTTGATCCAGAAATTGCCGTGCATAAGCCGAAAGCGATTCGACATATTTGCGCTGTCCCTCGGCGTAAATGGTGTCGAACGCCAGTGATGATTTACCCGAGCCGCTGAGGCCGGTCACCACCACCAACTTGTCGCGCGGAATAGTGAGCGAGAGATTTTTGAGATTATGCTCCCGCGCGCCGCCGATCCGGATAAGATTCGCTCCCATAAAAGAAGCGAACCCTACGCCTGCTCCAATGAAAAACCAAGCCTGCGCTACCGCAGAATGACCGGTGCGGTGCTTTCCACCACCATCCGGGGCAAAGGCGGAGGTGTGGCAGTGGCTACACCACGGATTTTATTGAAATGAAATTCTCGCCATTTCCCAACCCCCTCCAACCGGAATATCGTGCGCTGAGCCGCCTCACTGCTGATGCTGTAGTTTGTGCAAAGTCCACCCTCCTTCACCGCGTTCTGCGCGGGCTTCAGCGTTTGGCTAAACGTATACGCAACAAAGCGTGGCGTGCCATCGGTTCGTAACAGGGACAGGATCTGCTGCGGGATGCGTTCGTAATCGGATTCATTGGGAAAGAATCGCTGTGCATATAGTTGGATCATATTCCCGGTATTTTGTTGCGCGTCATTAATCATCCTCAGGAAATCCGGATTGCCATCGGTTAATTCGCTCACTGCAAGCAAATCACTTACTCGTTCAAACGGCACATCACCGCGTTGCCGATTAATGGATTCAATGATGCCTTGCATAAATGCACCGGGGGCCAGACGGAAATCAAAGCCCATGCACGTTGGATCCATGCAATTCCCCAAATGCCGCACACTGTGAAAATTCCAAGTGCCATCATTATTTTTGAGCACCTTGCGCGGAACCGCCACACCGGATAACACCGCACCCCATGCCGCCGGACTTTTGGCGTTGACCGATAACAATCCTGTGGAGGCCACGGGCGTTTTGCTTGTCGAAAATAAATCCACCAGTCGATGATCATTCGTCGGCAGCGTATCCAACGTGCCGGTTTGCCGTTTCCACGCGTCCGTGCTGACAAGGTACATCCAATTCGAAGGATCCGCAGGATTAAGCGTGTAGCCAACGGTGGTGGCCAGTTTGTTGATTGTGAAGGTGGAATCCCACAGCGTTAGCGCTTTGGGCGCTAATTGCGGATTCGAATAATCGTAACGAATGTTTCCATCATAACCCTGATATTCCGGGGGGCCTCCTTGTAACTGAACTCGGTCTCCCTGCCAAAAGAAAGGCACATTCCCCGCTTCGATGACACCGGAGACGGCATCAATCGAGCGAATCAATAAACGATTTGCCGGTTTAGATTTGAGGTAAACTGTCTGCCACGGCGTCCCGCGATGCACCATCCCCAACCAACCCAGCGTCTCCATGCCGCCGGTGTTTTTGTGTGGAAACTGCCACCAATCCGGCCCCAGCACACCTGGATCTTTCAGCGAAATATGATCATACGAATCAGCCCAAGGCCGCGACATATTTTTCCCCATGTTATAACGCGTGTCCGCCACACTCCAAGGTCGGTACACATAATTTTCATACCCCAAATTATTCGAAGTCCAGTTGCCATTATTTCCACTAAGATATTTGATGAATGGAGGTTGCTGGGGATGGGGATTATTCGGCTTCATCGGGTGCACCAACGTGTAGTCCCGCCCTGTGCCATTCACCAGCGGATCATTCACCTGCCAACTCATTTCGTACACTTCACCTTGATAAAATTCCCACAATTTTTCGCCCTGCGCATTTTGCAGTGTCGGCAAAAACACCCCTCCGTTTGCGGTAGTGTGCGATCGCAGGCAACGGAATAAATTGGTCTGACCGTTGCTGATACATTGAATCACTTCATTGGGCTCAAACCGCTCACCCGGTTTCCAGGCCGCCTGTTTCCACCGGGGGAAATCTGCGCCAAAATCGAACGATGTATGGGCTGTACGGGCATAAAAACGAACCCCACTCGCATCCTCCACCTGATCGCCCTGTTTATAAACACGATCGGATTCCCAGCGTTCCCATTGCGCCGGCAAATCGGCAGCTAAATGTAATCGCACATAATCAATCACGCGATCCTGCGGCGCGCTTGGATCTTTGCAGGTAATTTTGACCGCAACATTTACCTGAAAATCATCCACCCGCCACCGTGTTCGCTTTGCTGCATCCATGCTCATCACCGGCAAGGCAAACCTAAACGGCATAAAGGGTAACGCCGATTTCCCAATTTGCACCGACATTGGGGCAGTATCGCTCAGCGTCGCGTTGATTTGCTGCGAGGGTCCCGCCCCATTCAATTGGCCGGTGACCGAACCGGCAACTGTCGTTTTGAGTGCCAGTGCATGGCTATATAAATTGTCTCTCAATTCCACGCCCACATGCAGGACCGGCTGCACTAACACTCTTCCCGGATCACTGCCCGGTGCCACATGCCATTTGATCGCCGCCGACACTTCATTCACGCTCGGCCAAATGCTGGCGTGCGTTGGTGTTTGGGTGCGATTATTAACGCCTATCAACAACGGAAACCCCGTCGCCCCGATGCCGGAAACTTGCGGCACGCCCGGCCGATCCGGCAAATTATGAACCGGAAATTGTTCCAATTGATTATCATTCATCACCCGCATCCAGCCCGCTATATAAATATTATCACCAGCTTCCCGCAACAACACCGGCCGA containing:
- a CDS encoding zinc-dependent peptidase yields the protein MTPTLITLIIGAIGLAAWVLLADPPPRPLDLPDEPFPDNWRDLLKERWPLYNTLPEVLQHQIEQLTIVFLDRIEFQGVDLKITDEMRVLTAAQACLLLLNQDTFYSPNLRSVVIHPSAYTATSYDEAGGETMEKQIAVQGQSWGSGSVVLSWDNTRTGAANSKDGRNLVLHEFAHQLDQADGQADGAPALGSREQYQRWQKVCLRVFTDLRDKVEHGKKTVIDDYGATNPAEFFAVATETFFEKPHQLNKRRPELYALLSEYYRVNPLSWP
- a CDS encoding SDR family oxidoreductase, with the translated sequence MARGNSAGKVVVVTGVARGLGRALVEGFAAEGHRVVGCSRSERKITELEKAWSQSHSFSVVDVRDDNAVREWAAATIQEYGAPDLLLNNAAVINKNKFLWEVSAEEFDDVIDTNIKGVTNVIRHFLPSMARTHSGVIVNFSSGWGRSASPEVAPYCASKWAIEGLTQSLAQELPEGMAAIPFNPGIINTQMLRSCFGPSATDFPSAKEWAETAIAFFLGLGPQHNGQSLTAP
- the thiC gene encoding phosphomethylpyrimidine synthase ThiC, which produces MVTTKSALESGASQIPFPKSRRVYVKGRRVSVSMREIDQSPTRNVSGESELNEPVRVYDTSGPWGDPAHLRSVEEGLSAVRRDWIIARGDVEEIDGRTSRPEDDGFLSERHAEQAPGTGRNQHREFPGLRRKPLRAKNHPVTQLWYARQGIVTPEMEYIAIRENLGREQALESKDAVPSELRHQHSGNSFGAKIPEYITPEFVRDEVAAGRAIIPANINHPESEPMIIGRNFLVKINANIGNSAVTSSIEEEVDKMRWATLWGADNVMDLSTGKNIHATREWIIRNSPVPIGTVPIYQALEKVNGRAEDLSWEIFRDTLIEQAEQGVDYFTIHAGVLLRFIPMTAQRATGIVSRGGSIMAKWCLAHHKENFLYTHWDDICKIMAAYDVSFSIGDGLRPGSIADANDEAQFGELKVQGDLTTRAWEHGVQVMNEGPGHVPMHMIEENMKKQIEWCHGAPFYTLGPLTTDIAPGYDHITSGIGAAMIGWYGTAMLCYVTPKEHLGLPNRDDVKEGVITYKIAAHAADLAKGHPGAQYRDNAVSKARFEFRWEDQFNLSLDPVRALEFHDETLPADGAKSAHFCSMCGPNFCSMRITDDIRKYAAENNLTDAAALEAGMAEKSREFAEQGGEVYPKA
- a CDS encoding iron-sulfur cluster assembly accessory protein, whose protein sequence is MESQIQEQDCVTLTQEAVSEVQRMIAADAKPEGKALRVYVEQGGCSGMQYGLVFDEQRDNDRVMDCAGVPVVVDSISADFLRGSVVNFSDDLNDSGFKITNPNAKISCGCGKSFEV
- a CDS encoding tetratricopeptide repeat protein, with translation MRELMLILFLVQTAAAGVTGDVRLRTSPPETPSGRAYAAAVRGFQAGHWATAARWLDEFVAQYPESPQRATAVLLRAQAFYQMGEFTKAAAELSKGEDAAGDLADGYLYWKAECRLQLNQFDAAAAHLREFLQQHPESNYSLAASVAMATVSARKNDWANVVQLLRPTEGKFQLLAKTRPHSNWAQEGQLLLAQALYEQQDWKTAAEELRRLPPTSNLHREWRRLFLSAKLENQAGNFKTALATTLDIESLARKMGQTNQLAQVYRFRAGIHEAANDVPAALREYSRLQSSSMPAVHRHEGFLRAARFHLRQDRFGEAINALDELGKLNSATNFVGTLDCLAGELELLQHRQAGGAHLARARARFSRAARSTDVFIQGRAQWGEGWCLLAEGKQESARDAWSRSIELLGNSPIAPWPKLQLAQTQARLGQHTAVREGLPETLPEPLRDIAQFIALQSALALGDFPAIDPLLAQLRPRNNELADQGLLSLAQAKLDSGQAPEARLILARLQQESPDSSLKPEAELEAIRGLIVKADWDAADKAYQIWLAKHKTHPLHARVMFDHAWAQSMSGQSTNVVAAFEAVIQSHPKTKQAHLANMWLADDAFNSGTNHLAAEKIYKSISSQTDAPAALRRRATLMAGRAAVARQGFGEARKEFTRLINDGDTPAQMKLDAHFALGDLTMLELGEEGLNAATNSFFNVVQAGPTNAVAARAWGRIGDSCLSVSSKFPGRRADALMAYGKAIAVTGSVPAAVRTQARVGLAKVLEQQARGSADREKLLNEAVNHLLTVVYGKHLQPGQTADAHWRAQSGLMAMDLLSQLENPMGALEICNLLIKEYPSMQKGLGVRKQQFLDQRARQK